The Lathyrus oleraceus cultivar Zhongwan6 chromosome 5, CAAS_Psat_ZW6_1.0, whole genome shotgun sequence genome includes the window ATGTTCAAGTACTTAGAATGAAACCTTTTATATTTTCAAATGTTTACTCTTTTAACTTGAATCATTCTTTATGTTACTTTTTAGGGCAATGGAGTTCCCTTTCAACCTGCCAAGAAATTTTTGCCTGCAATTCAAGAGGTTTTTATGCTGCCTTTTAATATTTTTATGTATCTCAAGCATACACATTTAAAAATGGAAAActtttattaaaaatattaaaataaaatttatttcaacaaaaagtttccattttttatttttctgtcCATCAAAAGCTTCATGCATGGTAGTGTTTTTACGCACTCTGTCGAACATACATAAATTGAACAAGCTATTGTAAACAGATATTAAAAAGATTAGAGAATGTAATAAAGGGCATAGAAGGTGCAAGTATAGAAGACAATCAATTTTGTATCTCTGTACATTTTCGACAGGTTCATGAAAAGGTAACATTTAAGTTCAAATAGTACTCTAAATATTTTTTATATGATTCTACATTTAATAGTAATGATTATGTTTGAGTCCAGGACTATAATGTTTTGGAAGAGAAAGTAAAGTCTGTGCTTGAAAAATATCCATTGTTCTGCATGACTGAGGGTAAAAAGGTATATATATACTCGATCATTATGAAGTTCATAATTTGTTTCCCCTTTGGTActgaaaatattttttttataggTTATGGAAATAAGGCCATCAATAAAATGGAACAAAGGAAATGCTCTAGAATATTTTTTAGAGACATTGGGATTAAGCAATTCCAACAATTTTCTTCCTTTGTATATTGGGGATGATAAAACTGATGAAGATGCTTTTAAGGTAAATGTTTACTAAGTTCTCTGATTTACCTGTGTCATGCATGTTATGTTACCATCACTTGAATCACTCTGAAATATTGATATAACACAGACGAGTTGATATATGCGACCGAGTTTATAGTTATGGCTTAATTTCCTGGAATTTTCGCAGGTTATTCGAAGTAGAGGGCAAGGTTATTCGATTATAGTGTCATCAACTCCAAGAGAAACATGTGCTTTGTACTCTTTGCGTGACCCATCAGAAGTACTAATGTTCTTGTCAAGGCTAGCAAAATGGAGGAAGAGATCTTAAGAAGGCCTTCAGTTATTGGTATTATATATATCATGAATGTGATAGTTTAGAAGTACCCAAAGTTACTTCCCACAATGGTTTTAAAAAAAGTGGGATATTTGTTAAATATTTCCTTCAAGCACTAGTTGGTATGTAAAATAgccttttatatatatatatatatatatatatatatatatatatatatatatatatatatatatatatatatatttccaTCTTGTAAAAAAGGTTACAACTTAAATAGTTTCTCATATAGAGTTGTAGTTTGATATCAATGAATCAAAGTTTAAAGGGTACCAATAGATGGAAGTTTTGTATGATGATAACATTTAGGGCATTTCTCAACTCTAAGTTTCAAATATattatatgaatttttaaaaatattttatgtTTTTGAAGATGAATTTTCGGACACACCTTAATACATATCAAAGTGAGATCATTCAGAGTGACGTCATATTGTTTGATTTATTTTATTCTAGAGATGTATATCTGGAAATTACCTGTAATTACATTTCCGGAAGACAAAGACATCAGTACCATATCCAAAACCAAGAAATTTTTTCAAATTGAAATTAAGATCCATAAAATAAAATTAGGATTACATAAATGAGTTCAAATAAAATGCAACATTACACTTTAATATCCCGGCGGACACTTCAACATCTTCAGAATATCTTCAATCGATCTCGAAATCGTCGTTGCCAACTCAAGCGAAACTTTTGTTTCGAAACAGAAAAATGTATTTCACATGGCCCCTACATTCGCTTGCGTCTTTAGCTCAAATTTGCTAAACTTAATCTTCCCTCCGTTGGCAATCGGCAGTGATACTCGAGTTTTTTAACCTTTCGATTATCTCCATAAGGTAGGAGATAATGGATTTCGTATTTGATATCATCGAGGGAGGTGAATCGTTGAGCTTGAACGTGCACCCGGAAGCTCCGTTGGAGAAGGATACATTTGCGACATACCAATCATTATTTAGTGGCGACATTTGAGATATTTTCAGTTTGTGTGAAATATAACATAAGAACACCTTAATTTATAGAAACCATAGATCAATATGGACCACTCAATGAGTGGCATGTTGATGGCATGTTGATTCCGAAGATATATCTCCGAAACCGCACCCTATTATCTTGTTTCGAAGATATATCTCTGAAATCGCACCCTATTATCTTgttccgaagatgcatctccggaacTTCTCCTGAACTAGTTTCAAGACAGAACTATAACAGAACTTGTTTTTTCATATACAAAAAACACAAATGTTATTATGCAGAAAATCAAAAATGAATTAAGACAAAATATGAACAAAGGGTGAATATATAACATTTCATTTATATCGAGACACAATTACATACACTTATTTGTCCGGTAAAACAATAAATTAAAACGAATTAAAACACATGTTGCCGGCTAAATCTATTGATGGTACCCCCTTGAAATTTTGTGCATTTGATTCTTTTTCAATGTTGCTCAAATTCTCGAACTCTTGCATCCTTTCTATAAAATGATTCAGTCAAGTCTCGAATTTTGTTGTTGGATAAGCTGTCCCCTCCGGTTATGTAAGTGGTATAGGGCATCCTGCTTTCAAGTAAACTTGAACAAAATGACTTGATTTTGAAAGCCATCCAATACACATAATAcaatcatttggattttgaggtgAGGCGGTGTGCAGTGGGAAAAAGGTTTTCGAAAAACTGTATCGTGTCAGATCAATACACACTTTATCATACGCACGTGCTATTAGGTGACCCATGTCAGGGAAGCGCATTCATTTTGCCTCCGGTGCCTGACCGCTAAGACAAGGAAAAATAGACTCATAAACGTTGTCGAAGTATTCTTTCTTTCtgtataaccgtgtgtatgattCTTTATGTGTCTTCAACTCTTGGATAAGTTGATGACGGACAAGTGTATGACTATCTTCTCCTTTATCGAGTAAAGCCGAAACGGCTCGGTAACCACAATTATTGTCCCACATAACATTGACGATCCGTTCGATATATTTGTGCATAAAAACCGGCATTTCGTCGATTAATGGAATCTTTGGCGAAGGCGGCGTCAGAGATGGTTTGCTAATGCGAGCTTTGACAACACTTTTTTGAGATTTTCGGGTCGTTTTCGTTTCAATGTCGCAAGTATATTTTTCTGTTGAACAAGATTCAAGGTCATGTCATGAACACATTCCTTATCTTCCGGCTTGAGCCGACATACACTAGGATGACCGGCTAATTTTAAACACAAATCCTACATGACCGGTTAATTTGAGGTCGTAGAGAAAAAGACGAGTCGTTTTTCATTAACGATGGGTGTCAAGTGGAAGTACAATAATGTATGTAGTTGAGGCATCCTAACATACCAATAGACTTGAACCTTATTCCTACATGACCTAGTCAATTCGATCTGGCACTCACCATCTAATTTTATTGTTCAACTCTTTGACAACATGAAAAAACCAAAACCTATGTCCCCACTGAAGGTGCGAAAAACACAAGAATTtagggtttgaattgggttttacaaaacaaaagctttttgccaactcaagaacaccacttaaatgttaataacaaggagataaaaacacaagtatttttatcctggttcgcttgaaactcaaagttaatccagtccacccaccaaggtgattttgccttatacacaagtacttaatccactataatcaactgattacaataatcacaaagaataacatgctttgtcttctcaaggattcGATTAGTCTCCTTAAGGATTCACAAAGAATAGCTTTCCTTGTCTTCTTAAGAATCTGACTGTACCCTAGTCTtcttaaggaatcaaacaaacagtttgaataatattttgtgtgttacaagttacttctacacaagcagattttacacaaatcagaaacaaatacttaaagaaaaactgtctacaaaattgatagtttttcacaaagaaatagacttgtcaaattgttgtagcattcttgttttcttcaagtctccaagtcccacttatatagcataatAAAAAAAATCGTTGGAGGGCAAAATGGGAAAACCAAATAGAACGATTGTCCACTGTTtgatggtgaaaggagtgatatCGCATACTGTCATTCGCCCATAAAttcagtgacatgtgtgatgtatagtattgtccttgTCTACGAAATCGTGTAGTGGaaagaatatttgatttgtactatgtactatttgatcacgtacCCATTTGGTCTTATCTTCAAGTTCAGTAGCTTCTGATGAAATTTaatgaagcatgaaatgaagaaacataaagctggactcagaaacttcagaatcttcgGTCAGAACATTGACAGTGTCAGTAGTCTGACTTGACATCATCAGTATCTTCAGTATCTTTAtaatcttcagagtcttcagaatctacCGTCAGAACTTTGATAACCTCAACGtatggcttgagatcttcagaatcttcaggtaagtaacacaacttcagaagctttccACTCTTCAGAAGCTTTatgatcagagtcacgtccagaagcacgAACTGAGAGAACATTTCAGCAACAATATAGCGTATCCTTAGAAGCTTCTCATGACTGAATCAtcacagaagcagaaagatcattgcagcaacaactttgaacatctttcagaacttcttatGACTGACACAGAAGCGGAATTAGAACTCATCATTCAGAAACTGATGATATTGCATATCATTTCatcaaaatcaaaattggttgttaaagctacacaataacaaactattagggtaccaaaatgGTTTTtacacaaatacaacattgttatcatcaaaactcaaggtatatatgcataaccaaatcttgttctaacacaCACCCCTTGAGTAGATAGGGACGGAAGGGCAAAGGCCTTTGGTGTCCTCTGTAGTCAAGAATTAGCACCTCACACTCACAGTGAAAAGTAAATATGTTTTTATCTCATGTCTTTATTTCGTTTATGGTTCGATATTCTAGTGTCCTGGGCATAGAGCAACCACATAAATTCATTCGGAACTTGGTGGTTAAACTCTACTGCGATGACGGTATTATAGATAAGGCCCTGCGGAAAAATAGCTTGGCGTCAGGATGATAAAAATCTTAACACTTTTCATTCTTATTCTCTTTTTTAATagtaaaagaaaataagaatgaAAAGGTCATCTTATTCTAAACCCCAATTATAAAATATGTCACACTTCACACCTCGGAACGCATAATCCTTATTCTATTTATATTCTTATAAGGAGAGAGGTGTTTTCACATCTTCTTAACCAAAAATAGCTGGGAAGAGGAAATGTTTCTTGTAGGATACTCCGGGGAATAAATCTAGTGGAGACATGGTAGGGCATGTAGCTCAGAGTATTAGAGCACGTGGCTACGAACCACGGTGTCGGGGGTTCAAATCCCTCCTCGCCCACAACCGGCTAAAAGGAAGAGGACCTTGGGGATAAGAAAATAAATTATGATTGAGGTTGAAAGAAAATAGTCTTACATTTTTTATTTCttataaatattatatttatatatagTATAAATAATGGAATAGCCTCAAATTGTAGAACATTTTGTATTGATCGGGAGAGGAATCACATAAATCCATCCCGAACTTGGTGGTTAAACTCTACTGCGGTGACGGTACTATAGATGAGGCTCTACGAAAAAATAGCTCGGCGCCAGGATGACAGAAAGCTTAACACTTTTCATTCTTATTCTCTTTTTCAATAGTAAAAGAGAATAAGAATGAAAATGTCATCTTATTCTAAACCCCAATTATAAAATATGTCCCACTTCACACCTCAGAACGCACAATCCTTATTCTATTTCTATTCTTATAAGGAGAGAGGTGTTTTCACATCTTCTTAACCAAAAATAGCTGGGAAGAGGAAATGTTTCTTATAGGGTACTCCGGGGAACAAATCTAGTGGAGACATGGTGGGACCTGTAGCTCAGAGTATTAGAGCATGTGGCTACGAACCACGGTGTCGGGGGTTCGAATCCCTCCTCGCCGACAACCGGCTAAAAGGGGGAGGACCTTGGGGATAAGAAAATAAATTATGATTGAGGTTGAAAGAAACCGGCTAAAAGGGGGAGGACCTTGGGGATAAGAAAATAAATTATGATTGAGGTTGAAAGAAACCGGCTAAAAGGGGGAGGACCTTGGGAATAAGAAAATAAATTATGATTGAGGTTGAAAGAAAATAGTCTTATATCTTTTATTtcttaaaaaaattatatttatatatagTATAAATAATGGAATAGCCTCATGTTGTAGAATATTTTGTATTGATCGGAGTCCCTAATATAGTAGAATAGTATATTCTGAGATAGAATATAATAAAAACAAACTTTACACTTCCTTTTGATTCCAAATTATTTAATTAGAAATGAATAAAATCTTCCTAAGTAGAATTTAAACCTACGACCAATTAGTTGACCAATTGGTTGACCAATTGGTTAACAGTCAACCGCTCTACCACTAAGCTACTAAGGTAGACACGCGAGACTCAAAATCTCTTGCTAAACAGCATCGAGGTCTGAGTCCTCTTCAAGGCATAATATTTAGATCTATTATTGAATTGAAATAAGTTCGTCAGTAGATCACGAAGTTTTTGTGATCTTATCTATCTAATGAAATGATTGGAGAGTCCATTTTCTGAAATCTATATCTTTCTATTCGAAATAGACGATTTTCTATTAATATTCGTTTCTATTAAGAAttcttaatatatatatatatatatatatatatatatatatatatatatatatatatatatatatatatatatatatatatatatatatatatatatatatatatatatatatatatataaaagatatagattattattttatattcaaaaaataatatgaaattcaaaaaataatagGAGTATTTTGATATTTAAATTTTTAGTTTACTATATATTATATATCATATTAAGTATAagatataattttttttcaataaaaaaaattaataatgtTTTAGTTTTTTTTAGGGGGTAGGGTGTCTTATATATATTCCATTTTCACGTGCCTCAACTCGGAAAGAATTCGGGGGAGAGGTCATTTCGTTTTTTTTATCTAGAATGAATAGTTTCAAGAGATGAGAGAATTCAGAATATCCACTAGAAATATTAATTCAATCCACAATGAAGTACTAGAAAATACAACATTTTTGTTACTTGACCAACCATCTGGAGAAGCAAATACAACCGGTACACTAATTAATAAAATGGATGAAGTAACGATTAATGCAAAAATATCTATTTAAAACGCAATAGTCATGTTTATAATCCTCTAATTTACCAACAAAAGAATTATATCATTCGATCCCCCAACCCCTTTTGCTCattccaaaaaaaaaataaaaaacacattCTCATTATGGAGGATTTTATCATGAATCCATTTATTTTAGAAGACACTTCTTATTGAGGCATGGATCGAAGGgtagttttttttttatttcacAAAAGAGCATGTTGCATCATGCATGTATAATATATACGGATATAGAACTAGACCAATAGATTCACACTAGATATCTTTATTATAGATAAAAGGGTATTAATTTGTATGGTCATGTTCTTTTAAGTGGAATAAAGATAAAATAGAAATTAGTTTTTGGAGAAATGGCTTAGTGGTTGATAACTCCGGTCCAAAATCAATATAGTTCAAAACAAAGAACTATCGAGGGTTCAAAACCCCCTCTCTCCTTTTTCTTAGCGAATGgattttttattttattgattttggTTGGTTCAGTTTTTTGGGCGCGGTTAAGTGGTGATCTACTCGAGCCTGAAAAAAGCTTAGATATAAATGAAttggaaaataattttttttttcaatatGATCTCCTCGACTTAACCCAATATGTATACTAAAAATCAAAGTGATTCTTACGTCAAGAATTGGATTTCATGTCTCAATTAAGAGGAGTCAAAGAACAGGCTCAAAATCTCTATCAATTCCTTTTCCAAATCCTGCGGCAGCTGCGTGAGCTCTTCCGGCGTACCATAAATGACTTACGAATAGGAAAAATCATAGAACAAAATGAGAAGTAGCTAACAAACTTCTAGGAGAGATATAATTGACTGCATTAATCTCTATAACTACGTCATCCACAGAATTTAAAGAACCTAAAGGAGCATGAGCCATATATTCCGCGGAACGACGTTATTGCCAAGGTTGTATATCTTTTTTCAATTTACTCGAGTCCAAACCATTAGGACCTCTTAGATGTTCTAACTAGGGAGCACACAGATTCCAAAAACCCATAGTTTCTCCTCCAAAAATGACTTCTCTGATCGGAGATTTTATTAGATATTTATCTAAGCCGATAGGCCCTTGAGCGGAGCCTACATTAGCTCCAAGACGTTGGTCTCTAACTAGAAAAGTAAATGCTTGAGCTTGAGAAGCTTCTGGTCCTGTGGGACCATAAAACTCGCTAGGATAAACAGAATTATTAAACTAGACAAAGCAACAAACTATAAAACCAAAAACGGGTAAAGCACCTAAATTATAAGATAAGTAAGTTTCTCCATACCATACTAGTGCACGCCGAGCCCATGCAAAGGGTTTGGTTAAGATATGCCAAATTCCACCAAGTATACAAATGGAAATCAACCATACATGTCCCCCAATTATATCTTCCAAATCGTCCACACTAACAATCCAACCTTCTCCCCCAAAAGGAGATTTTAGTAAATAACCAAATAGAATGCTTGGACTAAGGATTAAGTTGATAACGTTTCTTACATCTCTCCCTCCTGGAGCCCAGGTATCATATATATGTGTGTTTCCATCTTGTAAAAAAGATTCCAAGATAAAATAGTTTCTCAGAGTTATAGTTTGATATCAATGATCCAAAGTTTAGGGTACAAGCAGAAGCTTTACATGATGATAACATTTATAACATTAGACAACAGGACATAACATAATGCCTACAAAGTTACAAGCTCTAGAAACTCTGGATGAAAACCACCTGAGAACCTTGGGTTGATGAGTTGAAGATAAAACACGATTCCGTCCTTCTTCAAGCAATGCATAAAATGGATCAAATATCTGTAGGGAGGATATAAAAATACTCTCAGTAATATTATTgatttttgtgtgtgtgtgtaaaaGGATGGATTGTCTAAGGTTTAGTAGGGAGAAGTACAAACAAATAAGGAAAATCTTTCTGgttcataataataataataataataataattattattattattagtaaACCAGCATCTATTTAGATCAACACTGTTCAATTCAATGCAACAAAACATCATAAACAGTAGCTTATCCAAGACATTGTAGACAGTGGGCAACAGGTGCAAATTATTTAAGTTCAAAATCGTCAAAATCTAATGATGGCACGCAAATGTTACGAAATTAAATTGTCTAATAACTGTATATAATACAGCAGTTTAAAAAAAAGTAAGGTAGGGATAAGTCAACAAATGGCATGAATTTTTAATCATAAATGACTCAACTTGTGATGTCATAACAAATGATACTTGCATATGACAAGACTCAATGAAGGACATGCATTTCTTTACAAAGCCAAATCCAGAAAGTTGTTATTTATCATGCTTGCATTTTCTGCCTATAGAATACAGAACCATTAGTTCTTCTACAGAACCATTAACCCATATTGCAACAAACAATCCCACAAACTCAATATTGACACAAAATCTCCAATTTTGAACATATAAAATACCCTAACAACGATTTCACAACGCAAAAATATATTACTAATAGTTTCAGTTGCATAACCAATCAAATGTAGCCGACCCGTTTAGTGGATAAGGctgagttgttgttgttgtagaGTCTTGTAAAAAATTCTAACCCCTAAATATGAATTCTGAGAGATTTGTTACCTTGTTGAGTTGTTATGTTCACAGTTAGAGGCATTGCATTGCATGAAGGAAGGCAGTGGAAACTGAACaaaagagagagagaaagaaaggTTTGCCCAAGAGGAGGAACAAGGAGATGGAGTTTTGTGTATGAGATAGAGTAACGGCGAGAAGGTCAGTGCAAGAAAATATCCAGAGGGTtcaaaatgcaaaaaaaaaaaaaaaaaaaaaaaaaaaaaaaatagaggGTGGCATGTTTAAGTTTTAAATGTTCAAGGCGTGCAGGTGCACACAATCACCAACACCTAGGTCCGCCAAAGCCTGATAAGATGGTAAGACAAAATCATCGATATCATAAACTCATGTTAAACGATAAATCTGTCACATTCCACATTTTCATTAAATCAATAACTGCAGGAACCTATACACTCTACACATGGCATATTAATTTTCTTCAACCTTATATGTTTGAATTGAGTATCCCGTTTATCATGTGGTACAGGCTGTGAAAGGAAATAGCTGACACCAATGAAGTTCCAGAAAATCTAAATTCTCTGTGACCTCTTGCAAATTAATTTCATTTTATCTACCTTTTGTTGGTGCTAAATAAAGCCTTAAATGGGGAAAAGAAGAAAGTGAAAAATACAAAGCATTACCTGATAAAATTGGATTACGATCAGGGCTGATGTGGAGAAATATCTTTAGAGCCCTTTTCAAATTTTTTAAGTTCTTTAACGGCACTACTCGACCCTTCACCTTGATGCAATGCTTTCTTTTTACCTTCTAAGAGAACCAAAGCACAAGCAAAGCCACTTATTATAACCATTGTATATATATTTTATGATAATATTATAGAAAGTTAAAGTAAAACAGCTAATGACAAATCTGACTGACTAGTGCAGATAATTAGTGGTGGATGAATGGTCTGACCACAGAGAAAGAACCATATAGATACCTGGTTTCTCACGTTGTCTATAATAATTCTGGCCACGGCTGGAAAACCTTTCCCTGAAATTAGAATTAGAATTTCTTGGCACATTGTTGGATCTAGAAGCCCTTCCCCTTGAGTCATAATTCGAATTCCCAGGTCTCTCAGATCTATAATTTGCAATCTGATGTTTGTTGGAAAGCTCACGGTTGTAATATCTCTGCATAAAGTTTAAACATTAAAAACATATTATGCTTAACTGAACCAGCAAAAATGACAGTAAATAGAACATTTGCTGCTGAAAGGGTTAAATAAGTCCTAACCTGGTCGTAAGCAAgtggatttggcatgaaggacCCAGTGCCTCCACTAAATTTGGGAAGCCAAAAAGAAACGCTTTGATTTATGCCTTCATGCGAGTCAGAAGCAAGTATTGGTGGCATGTCAGGAACTATGGGAGCCACAACGTTCGCAGAACTTGAAGGCCTCCTTTTCAAATGATATTGCTCTTGAAAATCCATCGGCAGTTCAAAAGTGGGAGGATGAAGCAAAGGCTCCTCTAATGGTCCAATCTCACAATATCGCCCATATTGAAGATTTGTCCAATATTTTACAAAATCACCATTAAAAATATCTGAAAATTGGTTCCCTATATAATGCGAAGCTTCAACATGACTGCTATTGCTAATTGAGAATGGAAATTGTATCTCAGATGAACCAGATGCATATGGTGATTGAAGCGCATGAAGATTTAAGGCATCAGATTCAGCAGTGGTGTTCTCATGCCTGACGATGTCCGCATTCTCAATTGATGGACCAAGGACATCTTGAGGATGAGTTGGCTTCAGAAGCAAGGATGAGAGTCTGGTCTCTGAGGTTGAGTCTGAAGCTGGTGTGTTTTTACAGATTTCTGGGTTCATCACAATACTATCTGTGATTATTACAGCAGGTGGATGAACACTGTCTTGTCCCAAATTTAATGATCTTTTGCCACTGGGAAACTCTTGTAGTTCCGGAAATTGAACTACATCTAGAGAGAAAGATATGTTTGGTGGTGGTGATGAAAAAAATGCATCACTTTTTTTCACTCCCAAAAGTGCCTGCAGGTATCCATTGGACTCGAGACTCGTACAACTTTCCATAGTACTCTCCAAATGATGCTCTTCCTTTTGCTGCCTCACTACCTCATTGTTCTCTGACTTTGCACCTTTTACTGCTTCCAGATATTCAATCCTGCTACTTTCAGTCATATTCCCAACACCAGGTTCTTCCTTAGCAGCAGACTGACCCATCAGTGCATGCAAATATCCACTCAACTGAAGATTCCTTCTACTTTCTGAATCATCCAAATAATCAGGCTCTTCCTTATGCAGAATCTCTGATAATTGGTTATCAGGCTTTTGGTTATTATATTGAAACTCACGAGAAGCTAGAGCCTGCTCATCCTCAGATTCTTGACGCGTTGGCTTTCCAATTTTTTTATTTCTTATATAAAGATTATAAACGCTTACATGAATCCAATAACCATTCCCATTTCTATTCCATGTGGTTTTGAAAAAGTAATCAAATTCAGCGATTAGATTCTCATCAGTGCATTCAAGAATTCTCAGCATCCTCTTAGCACCAAAAGCAATTGCATTCTTTATCCTAAAGAAGCTACCTGTAAAGTAGATTATAACCAGGGGATCAGAAAAATTACTCCTGAGATACTATAACCAGACATTCAGATATTCAGATAGAAGAAGAAACACAAGTAATTGGAAAACTAAGCCATCTTCTTGAGAAAATACTAGACTTAAAAAACAGGAAAAAAATTATAAAAGAAGTTGAAGAGTGCAATAAAACAACTTCTAATATACCATAGGCAGAGCACAAGAGAGAG containing:
- the LOC127082195 gene encoding uncharacterized protein LOC127082195, with translation MENNNFVPNGLLLSSEETFVARVLEGKRWSQVEERTTELLQCVQLNHKSEALRNNIISYLRGLITSHVPCQVFEFGSVPLKTYLPDGDIDLTVFGFNQILPENFIQEILQIIQNQKENEFAEFRVKEVKLVQAEVKVIKCLIESFAVDISFNQLSGLCSLCFLEEVNHLIGHHHMFKRSVILIKAWCYYESRLLGSNSGLFSTYGLEILVLYIFNLYNNDFAGPLQVLFRFLEFFSKFDWENYCISLSGPVPKGSLPNMIAESLRKDCRNQELLLTELFLNACKTCYGNMPRSQENHERHFVTKHIDIIDPLCADNNLGRSISKGSFFRIKNAIAFGAKRMLRILECTDENLIAEFDYFFKTTWNRNGNGYWIHVSVYNLYIRNKKIGKPTRQESEDEQALASREFQYNNQKPDNQLSEILHKEEPDYLDDSESRRNLQLSGYLHALMGQSAAKEEPGVGNMTESSRIEYLEAVKGAKSENNEVVRQQKEEHHLESTMESCTSLESNGYLQALLGVKKSDAFFSSPPPNISFSLDVVQFPELQEFPSGKRSLNLGQDSVHPPAVIITDSIVMNPEICKNTPASDSTSETRLSSLLLKPTHPQDVLGPSIENADIVRHENTTAESDALNLHALQSPYASGSSEIQFPFSISNSSHVEASHYIGNQFSDIFNGDFVKYWTNLQYGRYCEIGPLEEPLLHPPTFELPMDFQEQYHLKRRPSSSANVVAPIVPDMPPILASDSHEGINQSVSFWLPKFSGGTGSFMPNPLAYDQRYYNRELSNKHQIANYRSERPGNSNYDSRGRASRSNNVPRNSNSNFRERFSSRGQNYYRQREKPEGKKKALHQGEGSSSAVKELKKFEKGSKDISPHQP